The Saccharopolyspora gloriosae genome window below encodes:
- a CDS encoding NERD domain-containing protein translates to MRVEVLSDHPRFAARRTEQAAEQRRSRYEQAVADVRARHAARRWWQVWKLLPQWLELRRLQAQRPADEDQVQHRLAQQEAGIEAEDAMTSALDRLSDDWTVFRGYRNGRGEVDHLVVGPGGIWAIEVKNHPGKVHVDGDSWRSEVFDRYGNLVENRTLTDRSGRSWGRQVTDVSKALADFLQKRGRQALVRSVVVIINPRAQLGTVRRPGLALVSVGTDEVVRTLRQAPPTLGPASADEVARLVRRDHAFHEKRRASRDG, encoded by the coding sequence GTGCGTGTTGAGGTGCTCTCCGACCATCCGCGGTTCGCCGCCCGCCGTACCGAGCAGGCCGCCGAGCAGCGGCGCAGCCGGTACGAACAGGCGGTGGCGGACGTGCGGGCGCGGCACGCCGCGCGGCGCTGGTGGCAGGTGTGGAAGCTCCTGCCCCAGTGGCTGGAGCTTCGCAGGCTCCAGGCGCAGCGCCCGGCCGACGAAGACCAGGTGCAGCACCGGTTGGCCCAGCAGGAAGCCGGGATCGAGGCCGAGGACGCGATGACCTCGGCGCTCGACCGGCTCTCCGACGACTGGACGGTGTTCCGCGGTTACCGCAACGGCCGCGGCGAAGTCGACCACCTGGTGGTGGGTCCCGGCGGGATCTGGGCCATCGAGGTGAAGAACCACCCCGGCAAGGTGCACGTGGACGGGGATTCCTGGCGTTCCGAGGTGTTCGACCGCTACGGCAACCTCGTCGAGAACCGCACCCTCACCGACCGCAGCGGACGCAGCTGGGGCCGCCAGGTCACCGACGTGTCCAAGGCACTGGCGGACTTCCTGCAGAAGCGGGGCCGCCAAGCGCTGGTGCGCTCGGTGGTCGTCATCATCAACCCCCGCGCCCAGCTCGGCACCGTGCGCCGCCCCGGTTTGGCGCTGGTCAGCGTCGGCACCGACGAAGTGGTGCGCACCCTGCGCCAAGCCCCGCCGACGCTCGGCCCCGCCAGCGCCGACGAGGTGGCCCGGCTAGTGCGCCGAGACCACGCCTTCCACGAAAAGCGCCGAGCCAGCCGTGATGGTTGA
- a CDS encoding YbaB/EbfC family DNA-binding protein translates to MTTGRAERGGVAVEVSPGGALRSLVLDPSALRGGGAKLASTITTLAHEANAQATRAAARDPRLAGLSAQDRAALGLEPGDAARHDEDRR, encoded by the coding sequence ATGACCACCGGACGTGCGGAACGCGGCGGCGTCGCCGTCGAAGTCTCTCCCGGCGGAGCGCTGCGCTCCCTCGTGCTGGACCCGAGCGCGCTGCGCGGCGGCGGCGCCAAGCTGGCGAGCACGATCACGACCCTGGCCCACGAGGCGAACGCCCAGGCCACCCGCGCTGCGGCGCGCGACCCCCGGCTCGCGGGGCTGAGCGCGCAAGACCGCGCGGCGCTGGGACTGGAACCGGGCGACGCCGCCCGCCACGACGAGGACCGGAGGTAG